One part of the Algibacter sp. L1A34 genome encodes these proteins:
- the rplI gene encoding 50S ribosomal protein L9, translating into MELILKQDVENLGFKDDVVTVKNGYGRNFLIPQKQAVLATISAKKVLAENLKQRAFKEKRIVDDANVIAEALKALEVKIQAKVGTGDKLFGSVNNIDLAAAIEKEGQSIDKKFITVTTVKRLGKYTAAVRLHRDVNVDLEFEVIAQAN; encoded by the coding sequence ATGGAACTTATATTAAAACAAGACGTTGAAAATTTAGGATTTAAAGACGATGTTGTAACAGTTAAGAACGGTTATGGTAGAAATTTTTTAATTCCTCAAAAACAAGCAGTTTTAGCTACTATTTCAGCTAAAAAAGTATTAGCAGAAAATTTAAAGCAACGTGCCTTTAAAGAAAAGAGAATAGTTGATGATGCTAACGTAATTGCAGAAGCATTAAAAGCTTTAGAAGTTAAAATTCAAGCAAAAGTTGGTACAGGTGATAAATTATTTGGATCTGTAAATAACATTGATTTAGCTGCTGCTATTGAAAAAGAAGGTCAATCAATTGACAAAAAATTTATTACAGTTACTACTGTTAAACGTTTAGGTAAGTATACTGCCGCAGTTCGTTTACACAGAGATGTAAATGTAGATTTAGAATTTGAAGTTATTGCCCAAGCAAACTAA
- the priA gene encoding primosomal protein N' — MHYIDVIIPIPLQQLFTYSITASEFDFLKAGMRVSVPFGKSKIYTGIVYRVHNDAPIAYEAKEIQQILDESPVVNEKQLKLWDWISSYYMCTLGEVMRASLPNAYILESETVISKNNKSTIDESILKDDEFLVYDALNHQSSLKIQDISNILGKKSVLSVIKRLIEKEAISVEEEVYEKYKPKLVRYVKLHTFYSTEKELHQLLDDLSRAPKQREVVMTLFSISAKTRKPVKVSDLSTESGASSSIIKSLIDKEILEEYFIQTDRVQYSGEENEDSKKLNSYQETALAEIKETFEKHQVTLLHGVTSSGKTEVYVKLIEDVLSSGKQVLYLLPEIALTTQLVTRLQNYFGDQVAVFHSKYSSHERVEVWNQVLELSAKAKIVLGARSSIFLPFDNLGLIIVDEEHEQSFKQFDPAPRYHARDTAVVLAHIHKAKVLLGSATPSLESYFNAQQNKYGFVELTHRFNDVLMPEVELVDIKEKQKKKRMKGHFSDRLIAEMTETLTEGHQIILFQNRRGFSPIVECSTCGESPQCPNCDVSLTYHQYRDQLRCHYCGYVIPMLRKCKACGSPELDNKGFGTEQIEQEVKVLFPEHNVARMDLDTTRGKYGYEKIITALEQQEIDILVGTQMLTKGLDFRNVKLVGIMNADSMLNFPDFRAHERSFQLMLQVSGRAGRTEERGKVLIQTYNPHHNILQQVSTNNYIDMFKEQMNERYNFKYPPIYKQIKITLKHKDYNRVEIAADWYATSLRQVFKDNVLGPEFPPVSRIRNQYHKNILVKIPKQQSLGKTKEAIIKINNSFLNVKDFRSVRVILNVDNY; from the coding sequence TTGCATTACATAGACGTTATAATTCCCATTCCGCTTCAGCAATTATTCACCTATAGCATTACAGCTTCGGAGTTCGATTTTTTAAAAGCAGGTATGCGTGTTTCTGTACCTTTTGGGAAATCTAAAATTTATACGGGTATTGTTTATCGAGTTCATAATGATGCACCAATAGCTTATGAGGCTAAGGAAATTCAACAGATATTAGATGAATCGCCGGTTGTAAATGAAAAGCAATTAAAATTATGGGACTGGATTTCTAGCTATTACATGTGTACGCTAGGCGAAGTAATGAGAGCTTCGTTACCAAATGCTTATATTTTAGAAAGTGAAACTGTAATTTCTAAGAATAATAAATCAACGATAGATGAATCTATTTTAAAGGATGATGAGTTTTTGGTTTATGATGCGCTCAACCATCAATCCTCTTTAAAAATTCAGGATATTTCTAATATTCTAGGTAAAAAGAGTGTGCTATCAGTTATTAAAAGGTTAATTGAAAAAGAAGCCATTTCTGTTGAAGAAGAAGTTTACGAAAAGTACAAACCAAAATTAGTACGCTATGTTAAACTGCATACCTTTTATTCTACAGAGAAAGAGCTGCATCAATTATTAGATGATTTAAGTCGAGCGCCTAAACAACGCGAGGTGGTAATGACTTTATTTTCTATTTCGGCTAAAACAAGAAAACCGGTAAAAGTATCTGATTTATCTACTGAAAGCGGAGCGTCGTCTTCTATTATAAAATCGTTAATCGATAAAGAAATTCTTGAAGAATATTTTATACAAACAGATAGAGTCCAATATTCGGGTGAAGAAAATGAAGATTCTAAAAAATTAAATAGTTATCAAGAAACAGCTTTAGCTGAAATAAAAGAAACATTCGAAAAGCATCAAGTTACGTTATTGCACGGCGTAACATCTTCTGGTAAAACCGAAGTTTATGTAAAGCTAATTGAAGATGTATTAAGTTCTGGTAAACAGGTTTTGTATTTGTTGCCTGAAATTGCTTTAACAACTCAGTTGGTTACTCGACTTCAGAATTATTTTGGAGATCAAGTAGCGGTGTTTCATTCTAAATATTCATCTCATGAGCGTGTTGAGGTCTGGAATCAAGTTTTAGAACTTTCCGCGAAAGCGAAAATAGTACTAGGAGCGCGTTCTTCAATATTTTTACCTTTCGATAATTTAGGGTTAATAATTGTAGATGAAGAGCATGAGCAGTCGTTTAAACAATTTGATCCTGCACCACGTTATCACGCGAGAGACACGGCTGTAGTTTTGGCACATATACATAAAGCTAAAGTGTTGTTAGGATCTGCTACGCCAAGTTTAGAGAGTTATTTTAATGCACAGCAAAATAAATATGGTTTTGTGGAACTTACGCATCGATTTAATGATGTATTGATGCCTGAAGTTGAATTGGTTGATATTAAGGAAAAGCAGAAGAAGAAACGCATGAAAGGGCATTTTAGCGATAGACTTATTGCGGAAATGACAGAAACTTTAACGGAAGGTCATCAAATTATTTTATTTCAAAATCGTCGTGGATTTTCACCTATTGTTGAATGTAGTACTTGCGGAGAGTCTCCCCAATGTCCAAATTGCGATGTGAGTTTAACATATCATCAATATCGAGATCAATTGCGTTGTCATTATTGTGGCTATGTAATTCCTATGCTTAGAAAATGTAAGGCTTGCGGTAGTCCAGAATTAGATAACAAAGGATTTGGAACCGAGCAAATTGAGCAAGAGGTAAAGGTGTTGTTTCCTGAGCATAATGTTGCGCGTATGGATTTGGATACCACACGAGGTAAATATGGCTACGAGAAGATTATAACCGCCTTAGAACAGCAAGAAATCGATATTTTGGTTGGAACGCAAATGCTTACCAAAGGATTGGATTTTAGAAATGTAAAATTGGTTGGAATCATGAATGCCGATAGTATGTTAAACTTTCCAGATTTTAGAGCTCACGAACGTAGTTTTCAACTCATGTTACAAGTGTCGGGTAGGGCAGGGCGAACAGAGGAACGTGGTAAGGTTTTAATACAGACTTACAATCCGCATCATAATATTTTACAGCAGGTTTCTACAAATAATTATATCGATATGTTCAAGGAACAAATGAACGAGCGGTATAATTTTAAGTATCCACCTATTTACAAGCAAATAAAAATCACGTTAAAACATAAAGATTATAATCGGGTAGAAATTGCTGCAGATTGGTATGCAACATCGTTAAGACAAGTTTTTAAAGACAATGTTTTAGGTCCAGAGTTTCCGCCGGTGTCAAGAATTAGAAATCAGTATCACAAAAATATTTTGGTAAAAATTCCTAAGCAACAATCTTTAGGAAAAACAAAAGAAGCTATCATTAAAATTAATAATAGCTTCTTGAATGTAAAAGATTTTCGCTCGGTGCGTGTAATACTTAATGTTGATAATTATTAA
- a CDS encoding YihY/virulence factor BrkB family protein, whose translation MTKPIEDKLDKIPIINILVRFLKRLKLPGLEGLSFYDLVELYVIGVVKGALTTRASAIAFSFFMAIFPFLLFVLIIIPYVPIDDFKIEFLVFLESFLPPNTSDFFFENIFENIDQSQRGGLLSSVFVLSIGLMANGVNAVFSGFENSYHEQLTRNVFKQYLYALGIALILAFLLIITIVVLGYFQIYVVQGLFEALEHRGYEVTNQGLFWADVVKYLFFVLMVYLATATLYYFGTKEGKYSNFFSIGALFTTLLIILTSYLFGIYIENFGQYNKLYGSIGALLILMFYLWLNSNILLLGYELNASLNKLRKSC comes from the coding sequence ATGACAAAACCCATTGAAGACAAGCTGGATAAAATTCCTATAATTAATATCTTGGTGAGGTTTTTAAAAAGATTAAAATTACCAGGACTAGAGGGGCTTTCGTTTTACGATTTAGTAGAACTTTACGTTATCGGGGTAGTTAAAGGCGCATTAACCACAAGAGCTAGTGCAATTGCTTTTAGTTTCTTTATGGCTATTTTTCCGTTTTTACTATTTGTATTAATCATAATTCCTTATGTACCAATCGATGATTTTAAAATAGAATTTTTAGTATTTCTAGAATCGTTTTTACCGCCAAATACTTCCGATTTTTTCTTCGAAAATATTTTTGAAAATATCGACCAATCGCAACGTGGTGGCTTATTATCCTCTGTGTTTGTTCTATCCATTGGTTTAATGGCAAATGGTGTAAACGCCGTATTTTCGGGCTTCGAGAATTCTTATCATGAGCAACTTACACGTAATGTGTTTAAACAATATTTGTATGCCTTGGGTATTGCGTTAATATTGGCATTTTTATTAATAATTACCATTGTAGTTTTAGGGTATTTTCAGATTTATGTAGTGCAAGGCTTGTTTGAAGCTTTGGAGCATCGCGGTTACGAAGTTACTAATCAAGGCTTGTTTTGGGCAGATGTTGTAAAGTATTTATTTTTTGTCCTTATGGTGTATCTGGCAACAGCTACGTTGTATTATTTTGGAACAAAAGAAGGGAAATATTCTAATTTTTTCTCAATAGGCGCTCTTTTTACAACCTTACTTATTATATTGACATCTTATTTGTTTGGAATTTATATTGAAAATTTTGGACAGTACAATAAACTATACGGGTCTATTGGCGCGTTATTAATATTAATGTTTTACTTATGGCTCAATTCTAACATTTTGTTATTGGGTTACGAGTTGAATGCCTCCTTAAATAAACTTAGAAAAAGCTGTTAG
- the rpsR gene encoding 30S ribosomal protein S18: MSSIEQQSKGKKDGEIRYLTPLNIETNKQKKYCRFKKSGIKYVDYKDADWLLRFVNEQGKILPRRLTGTSLKYQRKVSVAVKRARHLALMPYVADLLK; this comes from the coding sequence ATGTCATCAATAGAACAACAATCCAAAGGAAAAAAAGACGGCGAAATTAGATATTTAACGCCTCTAAATATTGAAACTAATAAGCAAAAGAAATATTGTCGTTTCAAGAAATCAGGTATCAAGTATGTAGATTATAAAGATGCAGACTGGTTATTAAGATTTGTAAATGAGCAAGGTAAAATTTTACCTCGTCGTTTAACAGGAACATCATTAAAGTATCAAAGAAAAGTGTCTGTAGCTGTAAAAAGAGCACGTCACTTAGCTTTAATGCCTTATGTAGCTGATTTATTAAAATAA
- a CDS encoding DUF2147 domain-containing protein translates to MKKYIWLITICMLSLSTQAQDIFGKWKTVDDETGAHKSIVEIYEKKGKVFGRVIEILEPFDKNMLCQNCEGDYEDKPILGFEIIQDLEKHGDHYKNGTVFDAENGKEYKCRIMLDKETDKLQVRGYIAFLYLTQHWIRYN, encoded by the coding sequence ATGAAGAAATATATTTGGTTAATTACAATTTGCATGTTATCATTATCAACGCAAGCTCAAGACATTTTTGGGAAATGGAAAACGGTAGATGATGAAACAGGTGCACATAAATCTATAGTTGAAATTTATGAGAAAAAAGGAAAGGTATTTGGTAGAGTTATAGAAATACTAGAGCCTTTTGATAAAAATATGTTGTGTCAAAACTGCGAAGGCGATTATGAAGACAAACCAATTTTAGGTTTTGAAATTATTCAAGATCTTGAAAAACATGGAGATCATTATAAAAACGGGACTGTTTTTGATGCTGAAAATGGAAAAGAATATAAATGCAGAATAATGCTAGATAAAGAGACAGATAAACTTCAAGTTCGTGGTTATATTGCATTTTTATATCTTACACAGCACTGGATTAGATATAATTAA
- a CDS encoding DUF6495 family protein, protein MKYSRLTKEQFEELHQEFINFLATQSVTADEWTNLKENKPDLAEIELDVFSDLIWEGALNKAEYLEHFAPQHMYLFYLKEKEMHAIVVNVKNDVDITTQEGYDWLRENLMDENVEFLQADKAYSDDKNLDKFKMIEQGASITKGELYQYFYKLIN, encoded by the coding sequence ATGAAATATTCAAGATTAACAAAAGAACAGTTTGAAGAATTACACCAAGAGTTTATAAACTTTTTGGCAACGCAATCGGTTACTGCCGATGAGTGGACCAACCTAAAAGAAAATAAACCCGATTTAGCAGAAATTGAACTCGATGTGTTTAGCGATTTAATCTGGGAAGGCGCATTAAACAAAGCGGAATATCTTGAGCATTTTGCACCGCAACACATGTATTTATTTTATTTAAAAGAAAAAGAAATGCATGCTATTGTAGTTAACGTGAAAAATGATGTTGATATAACTACACAAGAAGGTTATGATTGGCTTCGTGAAAATTTAATGGACGAAAATGTCGAGTTTTTACAAGCAGATAAAGCATACTCCGATGATAAAAATTTAGATAAGTTTAAAATGATTGAGCAAGGTGCTTCTATTACTAAAGGTGAATTGTATCAGTATTTTTATAAGTTGATTAATTAA
- the rpsF gene encoding 30S ribosomal protein S6, translating to MNHYETVFILNPVLSEDQIKETVQKYEDFLVSNGAKMVSKENWGLKKLAYPIQNKKSGFYHLFEYQVAGEVINPLEVEFRRDERFMRYLTVALDKHAISWAERRRVKLKQKA from the coding sequence ATGAATCATTATGAAACTGTTTTCATCTTAAATCCCGTTTTATCTGAAGATCAGATAAAGGAGACAGTGCAGAAATACGAAGATTTTCTTGTTTCGAACGGCGCTAAGATGGTATCAAAAGAAAACTGGGGGCTAAAGAAGTTAGCTTACCCAATTCAAAACAAAAAAAGTGGGTTTTACCACTTATTTGAGTATCAAGTAGCCGGAGAGGTTATCAATCCATTAGAAGTAGAGTTTAGACGTGATGAGCGTTTTATGCGTTATTTAACAGTAGCGTTAGATAAACATGCTATTTCTTGGGCAGAAAGAAGAAGAGTTAAACTTAAACAAAAAGCTTAA
- a CDS encoding carboxypeptidase regulatory-like domain-containing protein — MKKTKLLIFFLFIGAMAFAQVTTSNIKGLVLDQGSVPLPGANVLAIHTPTGTKYGAASNFDGRYNLLNLRVGGPYTITISYVGYKEQTFKNVYLTLGKTQNVDVTLSEDNEQLDAVVIQGTGGTGTFGSDRTGAETSVGRRELTRLPTISRSQSDFTRLEPTASGGSFGGRNDQFNNFSLDGAIFNNPFGLDAATPGGQTGSQPVSLDAIEQIQVSTAPYDVTQSGFTGASVNAVTKSGTNEFHGTVYGFYRDETMTGKKIRGEDVARPDLNQTQYGVSIGGPIIKDKLFFFANFEKDERDDLGTNGWTPNTGSGGITESRVLESDLIAVQTALRAQGYDPGDYQGFTHASESTKGIFKIDWNINDNNRLAVIYNFLNASQEKPAHPSAVNPRGPNATTLQFQNSGYEINNNLKSIQVELNSTLSESSTNKLQIGYTHFDDFRTPFSTPAPVINIYKDGSPYIIAGHEPFSINNKLDQKVFQFTDNLNFFQGDHTFTVGISFEKFEFDNSFNLKGYGFDVFGNVDIADFDASSYDFAAAQATFNSRNAIADGEDGGWLLSETNVGQIAFYAQDEWNVSDKFKLTYGVRFDKPLYFDTAENAQKFIDTDNGEIYLPDTEYFDPNTGEPLLIDSTKMPSTDWLISPRVGFNYDTNGDSSFQLRGGTGLFTGRLPFVWVGNQISGVDTFFYQAVDPDFKFPQVWRTNLGLDKKLESGVVLTADLSYTKDVNGVHVQNWGLNKPTGQLQGVDNRAVYVDSDHAKATLPWGEVTNGNAYVMTNSNKGRIWNASLKAQKTFDNGIYSMLAYSYLDARDVNSIEAEITGDAFKGNPALGNVNNDVLSHSKYGDKHRFIGVASKKWDYGNDKWSTTLSTFFEYAQGARFNYVYGGDINGDGSSINDLIYIPTTGDIALMQFAGTGDAAALESYIRQDDYLSDNRGQYAERYGALAPWRGKWDVKFMQDYRIKVSEDKTNTIQFSIDILNFGNLLNSDWGIIQQPNNVQPIGVTFDETTGDPVYSFNSNQTKTFGYDSSLASRWQAQVGLRYIF, encoded by the coding sequence ATGAAAAAAACAAAACTATTAATTTTCTTTTTATTTATTGGCGCTATGGCTTTTGCACAAGTCACGACTTCAAATATTAAAGGACTCGTTTTAGATCAGGGCTCGGTACCGTTGCCAGGTGCAAATGTTCTTGCTATTCACACACCAACAGGCACAAAGTATGGTGCTGCCAGTAACTTCGATGGTCGATACAATTTATTGAATTTAAGAGTTGGAGGTCCTTACACTATTACTATTAGTTATGTTGGTTACAAAGAGCAAACGTTTAAAAATGTATATTTAACATTAGGGAAAACCCAAAATGTAGATGTTACTTTATCTGAAGATAACGAGCAATTAGATGCTGTTGTTATTCAAGGAACAGGTGGAACTGGAACTTTTGGAAGTGATAGAACTGGTGCGGAAACTAGTGTTGGTCGTCGAGAACTAACACGTTTACCAACTATTTCTCGATCACAATCGGATTTTACAAGATTAGAGCCAACTGCTAGTGGTGGTTCTTTTGGTGGTAGAAACGATCAGTTTAACAATTTCTCATTAGATGGTGCTATTTTTAATAATCCATTCGGATTAGATGCGGCAACACCAGGTGGGCAAACAGGTTCTCAGCCAGTTTCATTAGATGCTATTGAGCAAATTCAAGTATCTACAGCTCCTTATGATGTTACACAATCTGGTTTTACCGGAGCATCGGTAAATGCAGTTACCAAAAGCGGAACAAACGAATTTCACGGTACAGTTTATGGGTTTTACAGAGATGAAACTATGACAGGTAAGAAAATTAGAGGTGAAGATGTGGCTAGACCAGATTTAAACCAAACACAATATGGTGTTAGTATTGGAGGCCCGATTATAAAAGATAAATTATTCTTTTTCGCAAATTTTGAAAAAGATGAACGTGATGATTTAGGAACTAATGGATGGACACCAAATACGGGATCTGGTGGAATTACAGAATCTAGAGTTTTAGAAAGTGATTTAATTGCTGTTCAAACGGCTTTAAGAGCTCAAGGATATGATCCAGGTGATTATCAAGGGTTTACTCATGCTTCAGAATCTACAAAAGGTATTTTTAAAATAGATTGGAATATTAATGATAATAATCGTTTAGCTGTTATCTACAATTTTTTAAATGCATCTCAAGAGAAGCCAGCGCATCCATCTGCCGTTAATCCACGTGGACCAAATGCAACTACTTTACAATTTCAAAACTCAGGTTACGAGATAAATAATAATTTAAAATCTATACAGGTTGAGTTAAATTCAACGCTATCAGAATCATCAACTAATAAATTACAAATTGGTTATACCCATTTTGATGATTTTAGAACACCGTTTTCTACACCTGCTCCAGTTATTAATATATATAAAGATGGTTCGCCATATATTATTGCTGGTCACGAGCCGTTTTCAATTAATAATAAGTTAGATCAAAAAGTATTTCAATTTACAGATAATCTAAATTTCTTTCAAGGTGATCATACTTTTACAGTTGGTATATCTTTCGAGAAGTTTGAATTTGATAATTCATTCAATTTAAAAGGTTATGGTTTTGATGTATTTGGGAATGTAGATATCGCAGATTTTGATGCTTCTAGTTATGATTTTGCTGCAGCACAAGCTACCTTTAATTCTAGAAATGCCATTGCAGATGGTGAAGATGGTGGCTGGTTGTTATCTGAAACAAACGTAGGTCAAATAGCTTTTTATGCACAAGATGAATGGAATGTTTCCGATAAATTCAAATTAACTTATGGGGTACGTTTTGATAAACCTCTATATTTTGATACTGCGGAAAACGCTCAAAAATTTATTGATACAGATAATGGTGAAATTTATTTGCCAGACACAGAGTATTTTGATCCTAACACTGGAGAGCCTTTATTAATAGATTCTACCAAAATGCCTAGTACAGATTGGTTAATATCTCCAAGAGTTGGATTTAATTATGATACTAATGGTGATAGTTCTTTTCAATTAAGAGGTGGTACAGGTTTGTTTACAGGGCGTCTTCCTTTTGTTTGGGTAGGAAATCAAATTAGTGGTGTAGATACTTTTTTCTATCAAGCTGTAGATCCAGATTTTAAATTTCCTCAAGTATGGAGAACAAATTTAGGATTGGATAAAAAACTTGAAAGTGGTGTTGTTTTAACTGCCGACCTATCTTACACAAAAGACGTTAATGGTGTCCATGTTCAAAATTGGGGATTAAACAAACCAACAGGTCAATTACAAGGTGTAGATAACAGAGCCGTTTATGTGGATAGCGATCATGCAAAAGCAACATTACCTTGGGGTGAAGTTACTAATGGTAACGCTTACGTAATGACAAACTCTAACAAAGGGCGTATTTGGAACGCATCATTAAAAGCTCAAAAAACGTTTGATAACGGTATATATTCTATGCTTGCATATAGCTATCTAGATGCTAGAGATGTAAATTCTATTGAAGCAGAAATTACAGGAGATGCCTTTAAGGGTAATCCTGCATTAGGTAATGTAAATAATGATGTATTATCACATTCTAAATATGGTGATAAACATCGTTTTATTGGTGTGGCTAGTAAAAAATGGGATTACGGAAACGATAAATGGTCTACCACTTTATCAACATTTTTCGAATATGCTCAAGGAGCACGTTTTAACTATGTTTATGGTGGAGATATAAACGGAGATGGTTCGTCAATTAACGATTTAATTTATATTCCTACTACTGGAGACATAGCATTAATGCAATTTGCTGGAACAGGAGATGCTGCAGCCTTAGAATCTTATATTCGTCAAGACGATTATTTAAGTGATAATAGAGGTCAATATGCAGAGCGTTACGGTGCATTAGCGCCTTGGAGAGGTAAATGGGATGTTAAGTTTATGCAAGATTACAGAATTAAAGTATCTGAGGATAAGACAAACACGATTCAATTTAGTATCGATATTTTGAACTTTGGTAATTTATTAAATTCAGATTGGGGAATTATACAACAACCTAATAATGTACAGCCAATAGGTGTAACTTTTGATGAAACTACGGGAGATCCTGTTTATTCTTTTAATAGCAATCAAACAAAAACTTTTGGTTACGATTCTAGTTTAGCTTCTAGATGGCAAGCCCAAGTAGGTTTACGTTATATTTTCTAA
- a CDS encoding glycerophosphodiester phosphodiesterase family protein, translating into MKYIVILCLFLASFSCKEKTEKQTETNNKSVLVSRFAYQSNKAPIISVHRGGKSIENYPENCLETLKYINDSIPAVYEIDIAKTKDNVLVLMHDNSLGRTSTGEGDITNYTYQELLQYNLEDDFGNETTFKIPLFKDVLLWAKSNNVILTIDIKKSVSVTQVVALVEETGAEDISVIITYDMKQASAAYKASTDLLLSVSARNEEELDWLLHSEIPTENMIAFTGTRLSSEAFYKKLHDLGITCMLGTLGNLDKQAQAKGDHLYQKWVDMGVDVIATDRPFAAAASLNITK; encoded by the coding sequence ATGAAATATATAGTAATACTTTGTCTTTTTTTAGCGAGTTTCTCGTGTAAAGAAAAGACTGAAAAACAAACAGAAACCAATAACAAGTCGGTATTAGTAAGTCGGTTTGCTTATCAATCTAATAAAGCACCAATTATAAGTGTGCACAGAGGTGGAAAGTCTATAGAGAACTATCCCGAAAACTGTTTAGAAACCTTAAAATACATAAACGATAGTATTCCTGCTGTTTATGAAATTGATATCGCTAAAACTAAAGACAATGTACTAGTTTTAATGCACGATAATAGCTTAGGTAGAACATCTACAGGCGAAGGTGATATTACAAATTATACCTATCAAGAATTATTACAGTATAATTTGGAAGATGATTTTGGTAACGAAACTACTTTTAAAATTCCGTTGTTTAAAGATGTGCTCCTTTGGGCGAAATCAAATAATGTGATATTAACTATTGATATAAAAAAGAGTGTTTCTGTAACACAAGTTGTAGCCTTAGTTGAAGAAACTGGAGCAGAAGATATTTCGGTTATTATTACTTATGATATGAAACAAGCTAGTGCGGCATATAAAGCGTCGACAGATTTGTTGTTATCAGTTTCGGCTAGAAATGAAGAGGAACTAGATTGGTTGTTACATTCCGAAATTCCAACGGAAAACATGATTGCTTTTACAGGTACACGATTGTCATCGGAAGCATTTTATAAAAAATTACACGATTTAGGAATAACCTGCATGCTAGGAACTTTAGGAAACTTAGATAAGCAAGCGCAAGCCAAAGGTGACCATCTTTATCAAAAATGGGTAGATATGGGTGTTGATGTTATTGCAACAGACAGACCATTTGCGGCCGCAGCAAGTTTAAATATTACAAAATAA
- a CDS encoding LytR/AlgR family response regulator transcription factor produces the protein MTLNCVVVDDSAIQRLSIVKLVENHPSLNLIAEYSSALETKNGLNSHQVDLIFLDIEMPVLNGFELLDVLNNKPQIIFVTGKTEYAFKAFNYDATDYLHKPITRERFNTSVDKALEQHRLTLDFNEEDGEHIFVKSNLKKRKVYIKDIKWIEALGDYVKLVTEENSLVVLSTMKSFEAELPEGKFLRIHKSYIVNLDKIDRFNSKNVEVGAYEIPLSRNKKTQLVDALNNI, from the coding sequence ATGACATTAAACTGTGTAGTAGTAGATGATTCAGCCATACAACGTCTTTCTATTGTTAAATTAGTAGAGAACCACCCCTCATTAAACTTAATAGCAGAATACAGTAGTGCATTAGAAACTAAAAATGGTTTAAACTCTCATCAAGTAGACTTAATCTTTTTAGATATTGAAATGCCAGTACTAAACGGATTTGAACTTTTAGATGTACTAAACAACAAACCACAAATTATATTTGTAACCGGTAAAACAGAATATGCGTTTAAAGCATTTAATTATGATGCTACCGATTATTTACATAAACCAATTACTAGAGAACGCTTTAACACCTCTGTAGATAAAGCTTTAGAGCAACATAGATTGACTTTAGACTTTAATGAAGAAGATGGTGAACACATTTTTGTAAAAAGTAATCTTAAAAAACGTAAAGTTTATATTAAAGATATTAAATGGATTGAAGCCCTTGGTGATTACGTAAAATTGGTAACTGAAGAAAACAGCTTAGTGGTTTTATCGACCATGAAATCTTTTGAAGCTGAATTACCAGAAGGCAAATTTTTAAGAATCCATAAATCATATATTGTTAATCTTGATAAAATTGACAGATTTAACAGCAAAAACGTTGAAGTTGGAGCTTACGAGATTCCTTTAAGTAGAAATAAGAAAACACAACTTGTAGATGCGTTAAACAATATTTAA